GCGAATATGCTAAGcaagaaggaataaaaaaaaacgataGAAGCAACTTCTGTGGTCAACAGAAAAGGCAAAATAATGTAATCGCCTTCATGGAGATGCCAAATGAGCATGATGAATATTGATTGTACCATCTCTTTGTGGCAAGTCTGCTAGGCCGATGATCATTAAAATAGCTCCAATCAGCAACTACTTACAAGCAAGATAGATACCAACTGCAAGGAAGAAGGTTACCGTGATGCAAAAAGGCCAAACACTTGAGTTCAAGTACCTCGAGTCATGGTTCTTCCTTAAAAGAAATCATTAGCAATCCAAATTGCAAAACACTTCCACAAAACTACTAACGAAGTTCATCCAACTGTAAATACGCAAAAGAAAACAGCTTAATAAGAGCAAATGTAAATTCACCTAAATTAAAGCCACTACAAAACAAATGTACTTTCAACTGCAATATTTCATGGCAAAAAGAGCCAGCCAATTCAACAACCAACTACATAATGGTTTATTGTCGAATTTCAGCCCTCTTCTTTTGCCAGAGCCTATCAATGGCACCATCAGCATCACCCTGCAAAATAGATGGTGTGCACATGAGAATGAGGACAAGACCAATTAACAAGCCTAGATttcaaaaaatggagaaattcatTACAAGAACAAAGTGCAGTGTGGTGCACATAAAAGCCTGTCATAGAGATCGAGCAAGAATTGATCAagagttaatatttttattaggtACTATAGGCTCAGCTGGGATATCCACTTGGATATAAGAAACTGAAGCTCCAATTACTAAAGTGCAACAAATTTGGATTTCTACTAGTTATATCCTCTTCAAGAccaagaaagagggaaaattataaaacattttataaagACAAGAACCAAACAATCTCAACATTTTGATTGCAAAACCAATACGCAAGAACAATGTCAAGAAGATACAAATCAACAGCAGCATAAAAACTGTCAGTGCCTTGCTTACTGCTGGCACGAAGAAGAATTGAAAACAAAGTACAGTTAACAATAACAAACAGAGAGTAGCTCTAACAGCAGAGTGGCAAGACATACCTGTGCTCGGGTGAAACCGCAGAGGGCGAATGTGGTGAATTGGTTGGTGTAGACTCCATCAGGGCCCAAGTGCCCCACGTTGATCTGCACGGAGGCATGATCCTTAGATGTAATGAGCCTATTTGTGGCAGAGCTGCGATGGAGGTGTTAAAAGGAAAGGCGTCaatgaaaaattcaacaaaaaaagtAGATGGCCGTTGCAAATTTAGAAAGGGACTGATGGTATACCACTTCCTGGGGATGTAAAGATCCATATTTTGACCCTCCTCGTTCTGCATCTTGAATGACTGTTTCGATACCCTTAAATCCTTTGCTCAATCACCTAATTAGACAAGTCAAAAAACCAACATCGATTGCAAACTCCATCTTGCGAAACATTGAAGTTTCCAAGGCTAATGCTTCGAATGCCAAAATGAAAGGCTAACACATACCCCATATGGAGAATTTCTAAACAAGGGTCACCCGGAGACTCAAATTACAACATTTCAAAGCCAAAACACGAATCAAAGCAAAAATtcctaaagaaacaaaaaacggGTTCAAGCTAACTCTTAATCACTGTCACCAGCAATTCGGCAAGAACCAGCCCAATCAACTGAAGTCTTGAGCCCTGCAATTTGGCCtccatttttccaaaattttctcaAAGCAACGATCAATTCAGAGTTCAAGGCACAGGGAATACGAATCAAAAGCAGCAATCTTTCTACAAAATCGATCGTCGAATCGGTCGCgagcaaaaggaaaagccacACAAAAGCATCGCCGATCTCGAGGTAAACTACGTACGCGGAGGGATGCAGAATTACCGGAATTCAGGCCGAGGAGGATCGAAAgcagcggcggcagcggcgggcGGTGAGAGAAGCGACAAGGTGGAACGCGAGTTGGGGATTTTATACGGGTCAGAGCTTAAACCCTAGTCCTCGAGGGTCGCAttatgacccgacccgaaacgGATCCGATCCGCAGCATTGCGGGCCGGTCCAGGCCCGAAATCGCTGCTGGACGGGAACATTGAGAATTATTCAACCCatgttaaaataaatatatcagtgGCCCAAGCTATGAAAcgaatttaattgattttccatggATTGGGTGCCACTTAATCTCTACCGtacagaaaataaatccaatgaggatttcaaaattttatagaACACTTCATGTAAAGCttatatcttttttctttttcaaatatatcATAGTGACATAGCACGACAAAATGGTCAAATTTGGAAcgcaaaaatatttaaaatataatgcGTTAAGTATCCTACTaacattgaatttgatttttacgatcatttaatttttttttttgctagattaatttttttttctaattaactGTACTAtacattcaaaaaaaaaaaattccatatgCATGTGTGTACTCCTTTTATGgtaacgatttttttttttgcgtgaATTTAAAAATCTAAGTCTTGATCGGTTTGATTCTCTGATACCATCATTTGGTGTAGTAAAATGCTTATCATGGAGACTTGGTTGTCGTTGTTTGATCATGCACCAGGCATGGGTAACTTGTGACAATATCAAGTAATGTATGAATGAAGTAACCAAGTAATTTTGGTAAACTAGTCTCAAAAGCATAATGATAGTGATTAAATTGGACCTTTGTTAATGCGGTCGATTATCTTATCGGGCAGGCAGGCATGGTGAATCAAGCTTGTACTTGTCTTGCTCGATATATGTGTATAGTTTGGTTGAACAAGTTACTCAAAACTTGTGAGTTGTTCAATTAGCTACTTCAGTTTGAATTTTGTTGCATAGAGATTGTTGAGTTTGTTTTAAAtcatatcaatattgattgCTGGACAAATAAGCATAATGATAGGTGGACCGGCAATATTGACTAGACTTGGAATAGCCATGCCTTTTCCTGATGAGTTGAAGAAGGCCTCCACTAGGCTATTGATTATATTCCACAGAAGTTTTAGCCATGTGCTCTGCTCcatttcttgaaattaaaatcaacaaaGTATTGTTAGACAACCAACCTTTCACAAAAGCTCAAAGAACGACGATCATGAATAAACACATAGATCAATTAACAAAGTAAACAAAATGCCGGACGATGATTTCTGAATGCAACATTGGGAAGGACGAGTTCACCTTATCTATGTAGAGTACTAATTGTTTCCGACAAAATAGCGTTCGGTAATGGAACACATAGGTTAAATGATCAGAGATATGAAGTTTCTTTTTCAGGATTGAAATCAACAAGTGAAGAGGCGTTCCGTCTGTACTTACCTTTGGATTGTTGCCATCGACCTACTGATTACTCTCTTCCTTCCTTGTCTGAAGTAAAACTTGCTGTGAGGCTGCGAGTTGAGCAGAACATATTTGGAGACCAACGGGAGATCATCTCTTGGGGACAGTCCCCCATCTCCTTAGGAAGAGAATTAGTCAAATAGTCTAAGAGGATTTAACAAATAAGTGTCATAAAGAGCCATCCGATTGTGCCCCGGAATCGTCAGTGTGGACAGTACTTTGACCCCTCGAAACATATCTTGTTTATCGTTTTTTTGTAAGTTAGGAAGCATCCTGACCCCTCTAAACACGAtgccaatcaaatattcaactTGGAAATAAGCAATCCTACTCAttgtttttctcctcctcctcttcttctttcttcttttttccccatgGTTTTTAGGGGTAAGCGAGTCTCCGTGATGAAAGTGGATGCTGGAGAATCAA
This region of Eucalyptus grandis isolate ANBG69807.140 chromosome 8, ASM1654582v1, whole genome shotgun sequence genomic DNA includes:
- the LOC104415581 gene encoding 40S ribosomal protein S21-2 codes for the protein MQNEEGQNMDLYIPRKCSATNRLITSKDHASVQINVGHLGPDGVYTNQFTTFALCGFTRAQGDADGAIDRLWQKKRAEIRQ